One stretch of Clupea harengus chromosome 2, Ch_v2.0.2, whole genome shotgun sequence DNA includes these proteins:
- the fer1l6 gene encoding LOW QUALITY PROTEIN: fer-1-like protein 6 (The sequence of the model RefSeq protein was modified relative to this genomic sequence to represent the inferred CDS: inserted 1 base in 1 codon), with protein sequence MDPTKNTPTTQRKLFGIKVKKKKKANKGLVLANKGALEVSEVEPGPEDPSLGETPESSPLAGPSGLFPFREIPRTKRSRHLGKILKGESRSKTFQISINITEAKQLVGENVDPSVVMEVGDERKQTTVKEGTNAPFYNEYFVFDFFGPQNTFFDKVIKLSVMHSKIMRSFCIGSFKLDVGTVYSQPGHQFINKWAVLMDPSNIQAGVKGYLKCDISVTGKGDSTQPSQKFSDAEEVIEKNLLLPLNFPSERPWAWFYVKVFRAEGLPRNNSSIMANVTKAFIGDNTALIDPYVVVSFFGQVGRTSTQKSTAEPVWNEQIVFKEMFPPLCQRLKIQVIDEGSMNDVAIGTHYIDLRRISNDQDGDKGFLPTFGPAWINIYGAADNSELNEGVGEGASFRGRVLIELAVEILSGNVEMKITRPTKSTLKEPKGGKAAGKEQAGGAGGEEEKGKAAGPEVIPVENPPTVGVEDHESFMLFGVVFEASLIDRKIGDRPINFEFTIGNYGNLIDGAQGTSKKRGGAEPHDLDSSQTTPLLESDEPLLCKPTTPPEKPINVEGNRYYNYLPINQKKPCIHVMSSWEDRTYRLYYSNVLDSIAIAFEEGVAKAGSLNKQLDAGAEPLLLRVFQAFCRDARNFIAFALRRVKGNRLTLLDKKRLILCKQELESIIEVIGSITVPKRKPLSVKELLLEAQKLTQKLRFLVEEPQHTLPDVFVWLLSNNKRVAYARIPARRLLYSENPEEMGRDCGKIKTLFLKPPGRRVSGWTVQAKLDVYLWLGTCQDSTHKMDNLPSGFAALQPGARPAFLLYRDRHRFQLRAHMYQARGLIGADASGLSDPFARVSFLNNSQTTAIINQTLTPTWNQMLLVNGVTLHGDITELAKEPPSLVIEVYDDDALGKAEYLGSSVAVPVVCLSTQTYQPPLLQYSPLFCGSLSGGDLLGAFELIQIPESGEDSLPDVDEPDGLVYPVPAYIRPVLSRYRLEVLFWGLRELKRVQLLSVDRPQVFIECAGKGVNSSVIQSYKTNPNFSVLVDAFDVELPEDEHLHPPLSITVVDWRAFGRSTLVGSHVINHLGLFKYTPPPAPVTAPTGPPLRQQDPHSIQVLPMPVQDWHQPEGPEEIYINIEYDAAPILPTPKAEPPPGDKRESRRRTHRSTKRKKRTIKDESAECVIDWWSKYYTSVGKIRQVREECVWSDGYVLIKWIDKVIRVGMPVDPLRSCSCQSCCIAVAPLQGLISDGVGSLVSGIKDQMTQSQKTQLVKGVMEQPKLATLQIYDKELEEEFGHFDDWVKTFELYRGKANEEEGTSDDRLVGKFKGRFCLYKLPDDEDEGCEGPFRINQGTPPNTETKVLIRVYIVCASNLHPADPDGKSDPYIVLRLGKMEIKDRDNYIPKQLNPVFGRSFEFQASFPKESLLKILIYDYDMIGGDDLIGETQIDLENRFYSRHRATCGLPSEYSLEGYNAWRDCIQPTDLLIKFCKENRISGPRFQPGRITVGDKVFTGKTLFVDEERTVESYEHLALRVLHRWAEMPGVGCRLVPEHIETRTLYHRDRPGMEQGQLQMWVDVFPMDMPHPXPPVDISPRKPKGYELRIIIWNTEDVVLEDSNILTGQLSSDIYVKGWLKGLEGDCQETDVHYNSLTGEGNFNWRLVFPFSYMPAEKLLVVSKRESIFALDKTEQKLPAVLLLQVWDFDRLSADDFLGSLELDLHRIPRGLKTAKACKLEMLSESLEIVSIFQQKRSRGWWPFSKSGELTGKVEAEFHLVTAEEAEKNPVGRARKEPEPLEKPNRPDTSFSWFVNPFKCFFHLIWKNYKKYIIVALILLILAVFIALLFYTLPGAISQKIING encoded by the exons ATGGATCCGACGAAAAACACCCCGACAACACAGCG GAAATTGTTTGGTATCaaggtgaagaagaagaagaaagcaaaCAAGGGTCTAGTCTTGGCAAACAAGGGTGCCCTGG AGGTGTCTGAGGTAGAGCCTGGCCCGGAAGACCCTTCACTGGGGGAGACCCCGGAGAGCAGTCCTCTGGCTGGACCCTCTGGCCTGTTCCCATTCAGAGAGATACCCCGAACCAAGAG GTCCAGACATCTGGGCAAGATTTTGAAAGGCGAGAGCAGATCTAAAACGTTTCAG ATCTCAATCAACATCACAGAGGCAAAGCAACTAGTGGGGGAGAACGTTGACCCCAGTGTAGTGATGGAAgtaggagatgagaggaaacaGACAACAGTGAAAGAGGGGACAAATGCTCCCTTTTATAATGAG TACTTCGTATTTGACTTTTTCGGCCCACAAAACACCTTCTTTGACAAAGTCATCAAACTGTCG GTGATGCACTCCAAAATAATGAGAAGCTTTTGTATTGGCTCCTTCAAGCTCGACGTTGGAACAGTCTACAGCCAACCAG gCCACCAGTTTATCAACAAATGGGCGGTGCTGATGGACCCCAGCAACATCCAAGCCGGGGTCAAAGGTTACCTGAAGTGTGACATCAGCGTCACGGGGAAGGGCGActccacacagccctcacagaaGTTCAGTGATGCTGAGGAGGTCATTGAAAA GAACCTCTTGCTGCCCCTGAACTTCCCCTCGGAGCGCCCCTGGGCCTGGTTCTATGTGAAGGTGTTCCGGGCTGAGGGCCTCCCCCGCAATAACTCCAGCATCATGGCCAATGTCACCAAAGCCTTCATCGGAGACAACACTGCCCTCATAGACCCTTACGTGGTGGTGTCCTTCTTTGGCCAAGTG GGCCGGACGTCCACCCAGAAGAGCACGGCAGAGCCGGTGTGGAACGAGCAGATCGTCTTCAAGGAGATGTTCCCCCCGCTGTGTCAGAGGCTCAAGATCCAGGTGATAGATGAGGGCAGCATGAACGACGTCGCCATAGGGACGCACTACATCGACCTGCGCCGCATCTCCAACGACCAGGATGGGGATAAAG GTTTCCTGCCCACATTCGGGCCGGCCTGGATCAACATCTACGGCGCGGCCGACAACAGCGAGCTGAACGagggtgtgggggagggggcttcGTTCCGAGGGCGAGTCCTCATTGAGCTCGCCGTGGAGATCCTGTCTGGAAATGTGGAAATGAAGATTACCCGCCCGACCAAGTCCACACTCAAGGAGCCGAAGGGAGGGAAGGCGGCAGGGAAGGAGCAGGCGGGAGgcgcaggaggagaagaggagaagggcaAGGCTGCAGGACCGGAGGTCATCCCAGTGGAGAACCCGCCTacg GTTGGTGTAGAGGACCACGAAAGCTTCATGCTGTTTGGAGTTGTGTTTGAGGCCTCATTGATTGACCGGAAAATTGGTGATCGACCCATCAACTTTGAATTCACCATTG GGAATTATGGGAATCTGATCGATGGTGCCCAAGGGACCagtaagaagagaggaggggcagAGCCACATGATCTTGACTCCTCCCAGACCACCCCCCTTCTGGAGAGTGATGAGCCTTTGCTCTGCAAGCCCACCACGCCTCCAGAGAAGCCCATCAATGTCGAAGGAAACAG GTACTACAACTACCTGCCAATCAACCAGAAGAAGCCTTGCATCCACGTGATGAGCAGCTGGGAGGACCGCACCTACCGCCTGTACTACTCCAACGTCCTGGACAGCATCGCCATAGCATTC GAGGAGGGCGTGGCCAAGGCAGGATCACTGAACAAGCAGCTCGACGCAGGGGCGGAGCCTCTTCTTCTCAGGGTCTTTCAGGCGTTCTGCAGGGACGCCAG GAACTTTATCGCCTTTGCTTTGAGGAGGGTGAAGGGGAACCGGCTGACCCTGCTGGACAAAAAGCGTCTGATTCTGTGCAAACAGGAACTG GAGAGCATTATTGAGGTGATCGGCTCGATAACAGTGCCCAAGAGGAAGCCTCTGAGTGtgaaggagctgctgctggaagCCCAAAAACTCACACAGAAACTACGCTTCCTTGTGgaggag CCTCAGCACACCCttccagatgtgtttgtgtggttgcttAGCAACAACAAGCGTGTGGCGTATGCCCGGATACCAGCCCGGCGCCTTCTCTATTCGGAGAACCCGGAGGAGATGGGTCGGGACTGTGGCAAGATCAAAACCCTCTTCCTCAAG CCCCCAGGTAGGAGGGTGAGTGGCTGGACGGTGCAGGCCAAACTGGACGTCTACCTGTGGCTGGGCACCTGCCAAGACTCCACCCACAAGATGGACAATCTCCCATCAGGCTTTGCGGCGCTGCAACCTGGGGCCAGGCCGGCCTTCCTGCTGTACAGAG ATCGGCACCGCTTCCAGCTGCGGGCCCACATGTACCAGGCCCGTGGACTCATCGGTGCTGATGCCTCCGGCCTCTCCGACCCATTCGCCAGGGTCTCCTTCCTCAACAACAGCCAGACCACAGCA ATCATCAACCAGACCCTGACGCCCACCTGGAACCAGATGTTGCTGGTGAACGGGGTCACTCTGCATGGAGACATCACTGAACTGGCCAAAGAGCCCCCCTCCCTCGTCATCGAGGTCTACGACGATGATGCTCTG GGTAAAGCGGAGTACCTGGGCTCCTCAGTGGCAGTCCCAGTGGTGTGTCTGTCCACCCAGACCTATCAGCCCCCCCTGCTCCAGTACAGCCCCCTCTTCTGTGGCAGCCTATCAGGAGGAGACCTGCTTGGAGCCTTCGAACTCATACAA ATCCCAGAGTCTGGAGAGGACAGTCTGCCAGATGTGGATGAGCCTGACGGGCTGGTCTACCCCGTGCCTGCCTACATCCGCCCAGTGCTAAGCAGATACAGACTAGAG gtgctatTCTGGGGCCTGCGGGAGCTGAAGAGGGTGCAGCTGCTCTCTGTAGACCGTCCACAGGTGTTTATCGAGTGCGCTGGGAAAGGGGTGAACTCCTCCGTCATCCAGAGCTACAAGACCAACCCCAATTTCAGTGTGCTCGTGGATGCCTTTGATgtg gaGCTGCCTGAGGACGaacacctccaccctcccctcagCATCACGGTAGTGGACTGGAGGGCCTTTGGGCGAAGCACGCTGGTGGGGAGTCACGTCATCAACCACCTCGGCCTCTTCAAGTACACCCCCCCACCTGCCCCCGTCACCGCCCCCACTGGCCCCCCACTGAGGCAGCAGGACCCTCACAGCATACAGG TGCTCCCTATGCCTGTGCAAGACTGGCATCAGCCGGAGGGACCTGAGGAGATCTACATCAACATAGAGTACGACGCAGCACCCATCCTGCCCACACCCAAAGCTGAACCTCCACCCGGGGACAAGAGG GAAAGCAGGAGGCGCACGCACAGGTCCACCAAGAGGAAGAAGCGCACCATTAAAGACGAGTCCGCAGAGTGTGTGATCGACTGGTGGTCCAAATACTACACCTCTGTGGGGAAAATCAGACAGgtgagggaggagtgtgtgt ggagtgatggCTATGTGCTGATCAAATGGATTGATAAAGTGATTAGAGTGGGTATGCCAGTAGATCCACTCAGATCCTGCTCTTGTCAATCCTGTTGTATTGCAGTTGCTCCGCTTCAGGGCTTGATCTCGGACGGAGTAGGTTCTCTGG TGTCTGGAATAAAAGACCAGATGACGCAGTCACAGAAAACCCAGCTGGTTAAGGGGGTGATGGAGCAACCTAAACTAGCCACCCTACAG ATCTATGATaaagagctggaggaggagttTGGGCACTTTGATGACTGGGTGAAGACGTTTGAGCTCTACCGTGGCAAAGCCAACGAGGAGGAGGGCACCAGCGACGACCGGCTGGTGGGCAAGTTCAAG GGTCGCTTCTGTCTGTATAAACTCCCAGACGATGAGGACGAGGGGTGTGAGGGCCCCTTCAGGATCAATCAGGGGACCCCACCCAACACCGAGACCAAAGTCCTCATCCGGGTCTACatagtctgt GCCAGTAACCTGCACCCAGCAGATCCAGACGGGAAGTCAGACCCCTACATCGTCCTGAGACTGGGCAAGATGGAGATCAAAGACCGGGACAACTACATCCCCAAACAGCTCAACCCAGTGTTTGGCAG GTCCTTTGAGTTCCAGGCCTCGTTCCCCAAAGAGTCCCTGCTGAAGATCCTCATCTATGACTACGACATGATTGGAGGGGATGACCTGATCGGGGAGACGCAGATCGACCTGGAGAACCGCTTCTACAGTCGCCACAGAGCCACCTGTGGCCTGCCCAGCGAGTACTCACT TGAGGGCTATAACGCATGGAGGGACTGCATCCAGCCCACAGACCTACTCATCAAGTTCTGTAAGGAGAACCGAATCAGCGGGCCGCGCTTCCAGCCTGGGAGGATCACAGTCGGAGACAAGGTCTTCACCGGGAAAACCCTGTTTGTTGATGAAG agcGGACAGTGGAGTCCTATGAACACCTGGCACTGAGGGTGCTGCACAGGTGGGCGGAGATGCCAGGTGTGGGCTGCCGGCTGGTGCCGGAGCACATCGAGACGCGCACGCTCTACCACAGAGACAGACCCGGCATGGAACAG GGTCAGCTGCAGATGTGGGTAGATGTATTCCCCATGGACATGCCCCATC GGCCCCCTGTGGACATCTCCCCCCGCAAGCCCAAAGG gtATGAGCTGAGAATCATCATATGGAACACTGAGGATGTGGTCCTGGAGGACAGCAACATCTTGACTGGACAGCTGTCCAGTGACATCTACGTCAAAGG ctggcTGAAGGGCCTGgagggtgactgccaggagacaGACGTGCACTACAACTCGCTGACAGGTGAGGGAAACTTCAACTGGCGCCTCGTGTTCCCCTTCAGCTACATGCCGGCAGAGAAGCTGCTGGTGGTCAGCAAGCGCGAGAGCATCTTCGCCCTGGACAAGACCGAGCAGAAGCTGCCCGCTGTGCTCCTGCTGCAGGTCTGGGACTTCGACCGGCTGTCCGCAGACGACTTCCTGG gCTCTCTAGAACTGGACCTGCATCGGATTCCCCGCGGGCTGAAGACGGCGAAGGCCTGTAAGCTGGAGATGCTGAGTGAGAGCCTGGAGATCGTCTCCATCTTCCAGCAGAAGCGCTCTCGAGGCTGGTGGCCCTTCTCCAAGTCTGGGGAGCTCACG GGAAAAGTGGAGGCGGAGTTCCACCTGGTGActgcagaggaggcagagaagaaCCCAGTGGGTCGAGCCCGGAAAGAACCGGAACCACTGGAGAAGCCAAA TCGCCCCGACACCTCCTTCTCCTGGTTTGTGAACCCGTTCAAGTGTTTCTTCCACCTGATCTGGAAGAACTATAAGAAGTACATTATCGTTGCCCTGATCCTGCTCATCTTGGCCGTCTTCATCGCCCTGCTCTTCTACACACTTCCTGGTGCCATCTCCCAGAAGATTATCAATGGCTGA
- the LOC105892839 gene encoding tubulin beta-4B chain-like, with translation MREIVHLQAGQCGNQIGAKFWEVISDEHGIDPTGTYHGDSDLQLERINVYFNEATGGKYVPRAILVDLEPGTMDSVRSGPFGQIFRPDNFVFGQSGAGNNWAKGHYTEGAELVDSVLDVVRKEAESCDCLQGFQLTHSLGGGTGSGMGTLLISKIREEYPDRIMNTFSVVPSPKVSDTVVEPYNATLSVHQLVENTDETYCIDNEALYDICFRTLKLTTPTYGDLNHLVSATMSGVTTCLRFPGQLNADLRKLAVNMVPFPRLHFFMPGFAPLTSRGSQQYRALTVPELTQQMFDAKNMMAACDPRHGRYLTVAAIFRGRMSMKEVDEQMLNVQNKNSSYFVEWIPNNVKTAVCDIPPRGLKMSATFIGNSTAIQELFKRISEQFTAMFRRKAFLHWYTGEGMDEMEFTEAESNMNDLVSEYQQYQDATAEEEGEFEEEGEEDA, from the exons ATGAGGGAGATTGTCCATTTGCAAGCAGGTCAATGTGGCAATCAGATAGGCGCCAAG TTCTGGGAGGTAATCAGTGACGAACATGGCATTGACCCAACTGGAACTTACCATGGTGACAGCGACCTTCAGCTAGAGAGAATAAACGTCTATTTCAACGAAGCCACAG gtgGAAAGTATGTTCCCCGGGCAATCCTGGTGGACCTTGAGCCAGGCACTATGGACTCTGTGCGCTCTGGCCCATTTGGACAGATCTTTCGCCCGGACAACTTTGTCTTTG GACAGAGTGGTGCTGGTAACAACTGGGCAAAGGGCCACTACACGGAGGGCGCAGAGCTGGTGGACTCTGTGCTGGACGTGGTGAGGAAGGAGGCTGAGAGCTGTGACTGTCTCCAGGGCTTCCAGCTCACCCACTCGCTGGGCGGTGGCACCGGATCAGGCATGGGTACCCTGCTTATCAGCAAGATCCGTGAGGAGTACCCCGACCGCATCATGAACACTTTCAGCGTGGTGCCCTCGCCCAAGGTGTCCGACACGGTGGTGGAGCCCTACAACGCCACGCTGTCCGTTCACCAGCTGGTGGAGAACACGGACGAGACCTACTGCATCGACAACGAGGCCCTCTACGACATCTGCTTCCGCACCCTCAAGCTGACCACGCCCACATACGGCGACCTCAACCATCTGGTATCCGCGACGATGAGCGGCGTCACCACCTGCCTGCGCTTCCCCGGCCAGCTCAACGCCGATCTCCGCAAACTCGCCGTCAACATGGTGCCCTTCCCCCGTCTGCACTTCTTCATGCCTGGCTTCGCCCCCCTCACCAGCAGAGGCAGCCAACAGTACAGGGCCCTCACCGTGCCCGAGCTCACCCAGCAGATGTTTGATGCCAAGAACATGATGGCCGCCTGCGACCCGCGCCACGGCCGCTACCTTACTGTGGCCGCCATCTTCCGTGGACGCATGTCCATGAAAGAGGTGGACGAGCAGATGCTCAATGTCCAGAACAAGAACAGTAGCTACTTTGTGGAATGGATCCCGAACAACGTGAAGACCGCTGTCTGCGACATCCCACCCAGGGGGCTCAAGATGTCCGCCACCTTCATTGGCAACAGCACCGCCATCCAGGAACTGTTCAAGCGCATCTCCGAGCAGTTCACCGCCATGTTCAGGCGCAAGGCCTTCCTGCACTGGTACACGGGCGAGGGCATGGACGAGATGGAGTTCACAGAGGCCGAGAGCAACATGAACGACCTCGTGTCCGAGTACCAGCAGTACCAGGACGCCACCGCAGAGGAGGAGGGCGAGTTCGAGGAGGAAGGCGAGGAGGACGCCTAA